One window from the genome of Leuconostoc suionicum encodes:
- a CDS encoding UDP-N-acetylglucosamine 1-carboxyvinyltransferase gives MAKIIVHGGKRIRGEVTIGGAKNSTVALIPAAILADTPVKFDTVPQILDVKNLQLILQAMNVTSKFENGVLDIDPTRIEESDLPSGAIKSLRASYYFMGALLGRFGRATVTFPGGDNLGRRPIDQHIKGFEALGAVVTESNDIIHIDATDHGLIGARIALDTVSVGATINIVLAAVRAKGQTVIENAAREPEIIDIATFLNNMGANIRGAGTDTIRIAGVPTLKARNTHTVIPDRIEAGTYMSMAAAYGDGVTIKNVIPEHLESYTSKLIEMGVNLDIGEDAVHVYKSDALKPVAIKTMPYPGFATDLQQPITPLLLIAQGESTIIDTIYPKRVKHIAELRRMGGDIASAKPGEIKINQSPRLVGTDVEAAEIRAGAALVIAAIMADGETIINNADHILRGYDRIQEKLTSLGADINIEGIDLINLMP, from the coding sequence ATGGCAAAAATAATCGTACACGGCGGTAAACGCATACGTGGAGAAGTCACAATTGGTGGCGCTAAAAATTCAACAGTAGCATTAATCCCGGCGGCCATTTTAGCTGATACGCCGGTGAAATTTGATACGGTACCACAAATTCTAGATGTTAAAAACCTGCAATTGATTTTGCAAGCAATGAATGTGACGTCTAAGTTTGAAAATGGGGTGTTGGATATTGATCCAACACGCATTGAAGAAAGTGATTTGCCTAGTGGCGCTATTAAGTCATTACGCGCTTCATATTATTTTATGGGTGCATTACTTGGCCGGTTTGGCCGTGCAACAGTGACTTTCCCTGGTGGCGATAATTTAGGCAGACGTCCTATTGATCAGCATATTAAGGGATTTGAAGCGCTAGGTGCCGTGGTGACTGAAAGCAATGATATTATTCATATTGATGCAACGGATCATGGTCTAATTGGTGCACGTATCGCTTTAGATACCGTATCTGTTGGTGCCACTATTAATATCGTTTTAGCTGCGGTTCGTGCTAAAGGCCAAACGGTTATTGAGAATGCTGCACGAGAACCTGAAATCATTGATATTGCAACATTTCTGAACAATATGGGTGCTAACATCCGTGGTGCGGGAACTGATACTATTCGTATTGCTGGCGTACCGACTTTAAAGGCACGCAATACGCATACTGTGATTCCTGATCGGATTGAAGCTGGAACATACATGAGTATGGCAGCAGCATACGGGGATGGCGTGACTATAAAAAATGTTATTCCAGAGCACTTAGAATCATATACATCAAAACTAATTGAAATGGGTGTTAACCTTGATATTGGTGAAGATGCAGTTCATGTATACAAATCAGATGCATTAAAACCGGTCGCTATCAAAACGATGCCGTACCCTGGTTTTGCTACTGATTTGCAACAACCTATTACTCCCTTACTGTTAATAGCTCAGGGTGAAAGTACTATTATTGATACCATTTATCCAAAACGAGTGAAGCATATTGCTGAGTTACGTCGTATGGGTGGTGATATTGCTTCAGCTAAGCCGGGCGAAATTAAAATTAATCAGTCACCGCGTTTGGTTGGTACCGATGTTGAGGCGGCAGAAATTCGCGCAGGAGCAGCATTAGTTATTGCAGCAATTATGGCTGATGGTGAGACAATCATTAACAATGCCGATCACATTTTACGTGGATATGATCGTATTCAAGAGAAGTTAACAAGTTTAGGTGCCGATATTAATATTGAAGGCATCGACCTTATCAATCTAATGCCATAA
- a CDS encoding type B 50S ribosomal protein L31 produces MQAEIHPDYHQVVFIDASTGKKFLSASTVTSNDTTDFEGKEYPAIRMDITSDSHPFYTGKQKFTQADGAVDKFNKKFAGFGFKNNEDK; encoded by the coding sequence ATGCAAGCAGAAATCCATCCAGATTATCATCAAGTTGTTTTCATTGATGCATCAACAGGAAAGAAGTTCTTGTCAGCTTCAACTGTAACATCAAATGACACAACTGATTTTGAAGGTAAAGAATATCCAGCAATTCGTATGGATATTACATCTGATTCACATCCATTCTACACAGGTAAGCAAAAGTTTACGCAAGCCGATGGTGCGGTCGACAAGTTCAACAAGAAGTTTGCTGGATTTGGTTTCAAGAACAACGAAGACAAGTAA
- the rlmD gene encoding 23S rRNA (uracil(1939)-C(5))-methyltransferase RlmD, producing MYEVKIIARTVLPVKLNQELIVVVDDIRIDGMGIVYVTAKYPLYVADALPGEKVHLLVTQVDKFSGYAKVLDRLESSDKRQNSDRQYLIDAGTAPLVNLKYDAQLELKQAQVKRLFENQHIDVSVDRTIGMDNPTYYRNKTIVPVKWQNDHLTSGFYKRGTHDLVPMDDYFVNDAKIDQAIIVVRNILEKYDITAFDPDLERGAIRYIMIRRGYYSHELMVVLVSNEEVISHETEIITDIRNQLTELKSLILNYSPKKDYVLLSPNNRTLWGEKAIYDTLLGYEFIIGPNSFYQVNPQTTEVLYDLAAQKADLKPTDTIIDAYSGIGTIGISVASRVKKVLGVEVVPGAVADAQLNLQVNNISNAEYILADAPVQFKKWQEQGLKPDVVFVDPPRRGLTTSLINATTDMSPEKIVYISCNPVTLSRDAVEIIENGYHIDGSVLPVDQFPQTSHVESITVFRKD from the coding sequence ATGTATGAGGTGAAAATTATCGCACGCACAGTTTTACCAGTAAAATTAAATCAAGAGTTGATCGTTGTAGTCGATGATATTCGGATTGATGGCATGGGTATTGTTTATGTCACAGCAAAGTATCCGTTGTATGTTGCTGATGCATTACCAGGAGAAAAGGTGCATTTACTGGTAACTCAAGTAGACAAATTTTCTGGCTATGCTAAAGTTCTTGATCGGTTGGAAAGTTCAGATAAACGTCAAAATAGTGACCGGCAGTATTTGATTGATGCCGGTACAGCACCATTAGTAAACTTAAAATATGATGCACAACTTGAACTAAAACAAGCCCAAGTGAAGAGGCTGTTTGAAAATCAGCATATTGATGTGTCAGTTGACCGAACGATTGGGATGGATAATCCAACATACTATCGTAATAAGACTATTGTGCCAGTAAAATGGCAGAATGATCATTTGACCAGCGGGTTTTACAAGAGAGGTACTCATGATTTAGTACCCATGGATGATTATTTTGTTAACGATGCAAAAATTGACCAGGCAATTATCGTGGTTCGAAATATTTTGGAGAAGTATGATATCACAGCATTTGATCCTGATTTGGAGCGTGGTGCCATTCGTTATATAATGATACGTCGCGGCTATTATTCTCATGAATTAATGGTCGTATTGGTTTCAAATGAAGAAGTCATTTCGCACGAAACAGAAATTATTACTGATATTCGAAATCAATTGACAGAATTAAAAAGCTTGATTTTAAATTATAGTCCCAAAAAAGACTATGTTTTGTTAAGTCCAAATAATCGAACACTATGGGGCGAGAAAGCAATTTATGATACTTTGCTCGGATATGAGTTCATTATTGGTCCTAATTCGTTTTATCAAGTTAATCCGCAAACCACCGAAGTTCTATATGATTTAGCTGCCCAAAAAGCGGATTTGAAGCCGACAGACACTATTATTGATGCTTATTCAGGTATTGGAACTATTGGAATTAGCGTTGCTAGTCGGGTTAAAAAAGTACTTGGTGTTGAGGTTGTTCCTGGTGCGGTTGCTGATGCACAATTGAATTTACAGGTCAACAATATTTCTAATGCCGAATATATTTTGGCTGATGCACCTGTCCAATTTAAAAAGTGGCAAGAACAAGGTTTGAAGCCAGATGTTGTTTTCGTTGATCCACCGAGACGTGGCTTAACGACTTCCCTCATTAACGCCACAACTGATATGTCACCAGAAAAAATAGTATATATTAGCTGCAATCCAGTAACTTTGAGTCGTGATGCCGTTGAAATTATTGAAAATGGGTATCATATTGATGGTTCAGTCTTACCAGTGGATCAATTTCCACAGACCTCTCACGTCGAAAGTATTACAGTGTTCCGGAAGGATTAA
- a CDS encoding UDP-N-acetylmuramoyl-tripeptide--D-alanyl-D-alanine ligase, translating into MNYSVKKIGQILNATTQIDSKIVTGVSFDSRKVKSGDLFVALVAENDGHDYVQQALTKGATAVLVDDRHQIDSKIPAIIVSDTLLALQQLGEYRRHQINPKVVAITGSNGKTTTKDMTSAIMGSQYKTFKTPENFNNEIGVPLTLLTMPDDTEVLVVELGMDRPGQLTTLSELVKPDIAIITMIGEAHIEFFKTREKIARAKLEITKGLKSQGTLLIPYDEPLLTNAQVKQHVQTFGQDITDINSSSSKTIFTYQNTRFAIPLLGRYNIMNALAAISAGILLHIELKNAAEALQHFDLTKNRTEQLTTSHGVNLISDVYNSNPTAVAAVLATLKIIPATHKYVVLGDMLELGEQAASLHACLAETVIDANVDGVYLVGPLMNKYLYPILQRRFDSAHLHQYETDQLAELIKDLQTLGENGDVILLKASHGIHLENVVNALVK; encoded by the coding sequence ATGAATTACTCAGTAAAAAAGATAGGTCAGATATTAAATGCGACAACACAGATAGACTCCAAAATAGTTACTGGTGTGTCTTTTGATTCTCGTAAAGTTAAATCTGGAGATTTATTTGTTGCCCTGGTTGCTGAAAATGATGGGCATGATTATGTGCAACAGGCGTTGACGAAAGGGGCCACAGCCGTTTTAGTGGACGATAGGCATCAAATTGACTCAAAAATACCAGCTATCATTGTATCAGACACATTGTTAGCTCTTCAGCAATTGGGAGAATATCGGCGTCACCAAATTAATCCTAAAGTTGTTGCTATTACTGGTTCAAATGGTAAAACAACAACTAAAGACATGACTTCGGCAATCATGGGTTCTCAATACAAAACCTTCAAAACACCTGAAAACTTTAACAATGAAATTGGTGTACCTTTGACGTTGCTCACCATGCCAGATGATACAGAGGTTTTGGTAGTAGAATTAGGTATGGATCGACCTGGTCAGCTGACGACATTATCTGAGTTAGTGAAACCAGACATTGCCATCATTACTATGATTGGAGAGGCGCATATTGAGTTTTTCAAAACACGTGAAAAAATCGCTAGGGCAAAACTCGAAATTACTAAAGGCCTCAAATCACAAGGAACATTATTGATTCCTTATGATGAACCTCTTCTGACAAATGCACAAGTTAAACAACATGTGCAAACCTTTGGACAAGATATTACAGATATTAATTCGTCATCGTCCAAGACGATTTTTACTTATCAAAATACTCGATTTGCTATTCCACTGTTAGGTCGGTATAATATAATGAATGCGCTCGCAGCGATTTCAGCGGGTATCTTATTACATATTGAATTAAAAAACGCTGCGGAAGCGCTTCAGCATTTTGATTTGACAAAAAATCGCACAGAACAGCTCACCACATCTCACGGCGTGAACTTAATTAGTGATGTTTATAACTCAAATCCAACGGCTGTTGCTGCTGTCTTGGCAACATTAAAAATCATACCGGCCACACACAAGTATGTTGTGTTGGGTGATATGTTAGAATTAGGCGAACAGGCTGCAAGCTTGCACGCTTGTCTGGCAGAAACGGTGATAGATGCGAATGTTGATGGCGTTTACTTGGTTGGACCATTGATGAATAAATATCTATATCCAATCTTGCAACGACGCTTTGATTCAGCGCACTTGCACCAATATGAAACAGATCAGTTAGCCGAATTAATCAAAGATTTACAGACGTTAGGTGAAAACGGGGACGTGATTTTGTTAAAAGCAAGTCATGGGATTCATCTTGAGAACGTTGTTAACGCATTGGTAAAATAG
- a CDS encoding serine hydrolase domain-containing protein, translated as MKRSQKQQFKIRKWSVFLILVCITGLLLWPKRLNNGQYTINPIADNKYSATSMSALKSNISPQNKFAETLDKKLQSENYIGTALIVHHNEIILQKGYGEADEKMHRDNDASTLFQLASIEKAMTAVLIMQQIESGKLSFDTKLSDYYPNVVNANSITIRDLITMTSGLSQHIQPTTFESEKDNIDFSAAHAVKIGEPGTGIGWSYQPVNYRLLAGILMKLTNKTFAVLLNQVFNNTYHLNVRNYQDFINSKHRSIGYDNSYDKAYSEDQVAYNRETGTGNVAMTTGELYHFYRLMIDKVIIKHPSQLWQTRAGETYAAGMYHEGKYLNAHGVLPGFEPTVVISNNGQDAVILLSNQYYKNHSFQPLARELFTKMTAIPTK; from the coding sequence ATGAAACGCAGTCAGAAGCAACAATTTAAGATCAGAAAATGGTCTGTGTTCTTAATATTAGTTTGTATCACGGGATTATTATTATGGCCGAAACGGTTGAATAACGGTCAATATACGATTAATCCAATCGCTGATAATAAGTATAGTGCTACCAGTATGTCAGCACTAAAAAGCAACATCTCACCACAAAATAAATTTGCTGAGACGTTGGATAAAAAACTTCAGTCAGAAAACTATATAGGTACAGCGCTGATTGTGCACCATAATGAAATTATTTTGCAAAAGGGCTATGGTGAGGCTGATGAAAAAATGCATCGTGATAACGATGCTTCAACACTTTTTCAGCTTGCCTCAATTGAAAAAGCCATGACTGCTGTATTAATAATGCAGCAAATAGAATCTGGTAAACTGTCATTTGATACTAAGTTGAGTGATTATTATCCGAATGTGGTGAATGCTAATAGTATTACGATTAGAGATTTAATCACCATGACTAGTGGTTTAAGTCAACACATTCAACCGACGACATTTGAGTCCGAAAAAGATAACATTGATTTTTCTGCTGCTCATGCTGTTAAAATTGGTGAACCTGGTACTGGGATCGGTTGGTCTTACCAACCGGTTAATTATCGTTTGTTAGCAGGTATTTTGATGAAACTCACTAATAAAACGTTTGCCGTATTGTTGAACCAAGTATTCAATAATACTTATCATTTAAATGTGAGAAATTACCAAGATTTCATCAATTCCAAACATCGTTCTATTGGGTATGATAATAGTTACGATAAAGCTTATAGTGAAGATCAAGTGGCGTACAACCGTGAAACTGGTACCGGAAATGTTGCCATGACAACTGGAGAATTATATCACTTTTATCGATTAATGATTGATAAAGTTATCATTAAACATCCCAGTCAGTTATGGCAAACGCGAGCCGGTGAGACCTATGCTGCGGGAATGTATCACGAGGGAAAATACCTCAATGCTCACGGGGTTTTGCCAGGATTTGAACCCACGGTTGTTATAAGCAATAATGGACAAGATGCGGTAATATTGCTTAGTAATCAATATTATAAGAATCACAGTTTTCAACCATTAGCCAGAGAATTATTTACAAAAATGACTGCCATTCCAACAAAGTAA
- a CDS encoding DEAD/DEAH box helicase has protein sequence MKFSELGLSQDILDAITTHGYVEATPIQEKTIPLTLAGRDVIGQAQTGTGKTAAFGLPILEHIDLNNKNIQALIVSPTRELAIQTAEELKKLGRDKRVDVQVVFGGADIRRQIQNLKSHPQILVGTPGRLLDHINRKTVKIDNVRTLVLDEADEMLNMGFLDDIEAIISKTPAERQTLLFSATMPPAIKRIGVKFMTNPEHIQIEAKELTTDLVDQYFVRMRENEKFDTMTRIFDVQAPKLAIVFGRTKRRVEELSRGLEARGYHAAGLHGDLTQQMRSRVLAQFKSHEINILVATDVAARGLDVKDVSHVYNFDIPQDPESYVHRIGRTGRAGAKGVSVTFVAPNEMDYLRAVEDLTKKRMTPLEPASLKDARIGKINNAAGEVAKLIDTTEVSEIQSQVDALTAKYTAEQLAAALLSSVADLEKQNTPVEITRERPLPRRKGGNGGSRGGSRNGGGRRNSGGYRGNRERRGNGDTRGNDRRRGGGGVASSERRFGDYKRRDGRSTESRRNSSGGSRREFTVREKD, from the coding sequence TTGAAATTTAGTGAATTAGGTTTGTCACAAGACATTTTGGATGCTATTACAACGCATGGATATGTTGAAGCTACACCAATCCAAGAAAAGACAATTCCATTAACATTAGCAGGTCGTGATGTAATTGGACAAGCACAAACAGGAACTGGTAAAACAGCAGCATTTGGTTTGCCAATCTTGGAGCACATTGATTTAAATAATAAAAACATTCAAGCGTTGATTGTATCACCAACGCGTGAATTAGCAATTCAAACAGCTGAAGAATTAAAAAAGCTAGGACGCGACAAGCGAGTTGATGTACAGGTTGTCTTTGGTGGTGCTGATATTCGCCGCCAGATCCAAAATTTGAAGTCACATCCACAAATCCTAGTTGGTACACCCGGTCGTTTACTTGACCACATTAACCGTAAGACTGTAAAAATTGATAATGTTCGTACATTAGTATTGGATGAAGCTGATGAAATGTTAAATATGGGCTTCTTAGACGATATTGAAGCAATTATTTCAAAGACACCAGCAGAGCGTCAAACACTGTTGTTCTCAGCAACAATGCCACCAGCAATTAAGCGTATTGGTGTCAAGTTCATGACGAACCCTGAACATATTCAAATCGAAGCAAAAGAATTAACAACTGATTTGGTTGATCAATACTTTGTTCGTATGCGTGAAAACGAAAAGTTTGATACTATGACGCGTATCTTTGATGTACAGGCACCAAAATTGGCGATTGTCTTCGGTCGTACAAAGCGTCGAGTTGAAGAATTATCCCGAGGATTAGAAGCACGTGGTTATCATGCTGCTGGTTTGCATGGTGATTTAACACAACAAATGCGTTCACGTGTGTTGGCTCAATTTAAGTCACATGAAATTAATATTTTAGTTGCAACAGACGTTGCTGCACGTGGCCTGGATGTTAAGGACGTATCTCACGTTTATAACTTTGATATTCCACAAGATCCAGAATCTTATGTCCACCGTATTGGGCGTACTGGTCGTGCCGGAGCTAAGGGTGTGTCTGTCACATTCGTTGCACCAAACGAAATGGATTACTTACGTGCTGTTGAAGATTTGACTAAGAAGCGTATGACGCCTCTTGAACCAGCATCTCTAAAGGACGCCCGTATTGGAAAGATTAACAATGCTGCTGGTGAAGTTGCTAAGTTAATTGATACAACTGAGGTTTCAGAAATTCAATCTCAGGTAGATGCGTTGACAGCAAAGTATACTGCTGAACAATTGGCCGCGGCTTTATTATCTAGCGTTGCTGATTTAGAAAAGCAAAATACACCAGTCGAGATTACTCGTGAACGTCCATTACCACGTCGCAAGGGTGGTAATGGTGGCTCACGCGGTGGTTCACGCAATGGCGGTGGACGTCGTAATAGTGGTGGTTACCGTGGCAATCGCGAACGTCGTGGTAATGGTGACACCCGCGGTAATGATCGCCGTCGAGGCGGCGGTGGGGTTGCTTCTAGCGAACGCCGTTTTGGAGATTACAAGCGTCGTGACGGTCGCTCAACTGAAAGTCGTCGCAACAGTAGTGGCGGATCACGTCGTGAATTTACTGTACGTGAAAAAGATTAA
- a CDS encoding bifunctional folylpolyglutamate synthase/dihydrofolate synthase: protein MKTVEDAISYIHNRPKGGQKESLYRMTTLLAALGNPQNDLPYAIHITGTNGKGSVSTMASNILRVAGYDTGLFVSPFITNFRERMQINNEMISKDDLLHATNKVAQVLVNVDAELYPDIPVEFEVLTAIMFTYFASKKLDALVIEVGIGGLLDSTNVMPNTKVAVITSVGLDHQKMLGNTITEIAAQKAGIIHDDVAVVTGDLPDEARLVIEKKTSHVIKGLRHEFQSGLPGEYQIENTATAVAAVRAFAQNISDDTIQKGLKESHFSGRFELIAPNIMVDGAHNAQGLRALYKSLLVAYPKKKITLIIGSLMDKNVTAEFNEILQDDRFNIVLVPFTGPNGRPSLSIDQTLKKYQVSAMPHWQEAVEKSTADLTVLTGSLYFISEVREQYDR from the coding sequence ATGAAAACAGTTGAAGATGCTATATCTTATATTCATAATCGGCCAAAAGGTGGTCAAAAAGAGTCACTATACCGCATGACTACATTGTTAGCAGCCTTGGGAAATCCACAAAATGATTTACCGTATGCCATACATATCACTGGTACGAATGGTAAGGGCTCAGTATCAACGATGGCTAGTAACATTTTACGTGTGGCAGGTTATGACACTGGTTTGTTTGTTTCACCTTTCATCACTAATTTTCGGGAACGAATGCAAATCAATAATGAGATGATTTCGAAAGATGATTTACTGCATGCTACTAACAAAGTTGCGCAAGTATTAGTAAACGTTGATGCAGAGTTATATCCGGATATTCCTGTTGAATTCGAAGTTTTGACAGCGATTATGTTCACCTATTTTGCTTCAAAAAAATTAGATGCACTAGTGATAGAAGTGGGTATTGGTGGTTTACTTGACTCTACTAATGTGATGCCAAATACAAAGGTAGCTGTCATCACTAGCGTAGGATTAGATCATCAGAAAATGTTAGGTAATACAATTACTGAAATTGCAGCACAGAAAGCCGGTATTATTCATGATGATGTTGCTGTTGTTACCGGTGATTTACCAGATGAAGCACGCTTGGTCATTGAAAAGAAAACCTCACATGTGATAAAAGGTCTACGCCATGAATTTCAATCCGGATTGCCAGGAGAATATCAGATAGAAAATACAGCGACTGCTGTTGCAGCAGTGCGTGCTTTTGCTCAGAATATTTCTGATGATACAATTCAAAAAGGGTTAAAAGAGAGCCACTTTTCGGGACGGTTTGAACTAATTGCACCAAATATTATGGTAGATGGTGCTCATAATGCTCAAGGACTTCGTGCTTTATACAAGTCGTTGTTAGTGGCATATCCAAAGAAAAAAATTACCTTGATTATTGGTAGCTTGATGGATAAAAATGTTACTGCTGAATTCAATGAAATATTGCAAGATGACAGATTTAACATTGTTCTTGTACCATTTACTGGACCTAATGGTCGTCCTAGTTTATCCATTGATCAGACATTAAAAAAGTATCAGGTATCTGCGATGCCACATTGGCAAGAAGCGGTTGAAAAATCAACCGCGGATTTAACGGTATTAACTGGATCATTATATTTTATAAGTGAGGTAAGAGAGCAATATGATAGATGA
- a CDS encoding MFS transporter, translating into MIDDKLSPRLVLSVLAIGLLGFTDIMLETALNVSFPMLMTEFKITSSTVQWLTSGVILLTSMIVILSPWLKKNFTNRSQFIVATVISIVGVLIDAVSNTFVITLFGRLLQGIGGGVGLPLMYNVIFEQVPEKKRGTMVGLGSLIISFAPAIGPAFGGYLTQNYGWHMVFWVVLPVQIGSLILGWATIRQVSTIKKEKLDIIGWLLLSLFFVSGIFVIERISTHGLVNPLSLLMTLTMFVGIIGYILYAKRVDNPLLRPEIFKFKVFRFGIAAAFVAQIVNLTFNYAIPMVLQIVLLKNPQVSGLTLLPGALSYAMMAIISGRLYDRYSARLPITIGVTLMFVGTLLIAFIPINLISLTGGFMVMQIGAGFWFGNNMTYSVSSVPVEFQSSGNSIFSATTNYSAAVGIALAAGIIATFQKQAINVRELASSTHIGALWTFRVDIVLIVLATILSLSALSSTRK; encoded by the coding sequence ATGATAGATGATAAGTTATCCCCACGTTTGGTGCTAAGTGTCTTAGCGATTGGATTGCTGGGATTTACTGATATTATGTTAGAAACTGCCTTGAATGTCAGCTTTCCAATGTTGATGACAGAATTTAAGATAACTTCTAGCACCGTACAATGGTTGACCTCAGGTGTCATCTTGTTGACAAGTATGATAGTTATTTTGTCGCCATGGTTAAAGAAAAACTTCACTAATCGGAGTCAGTTTATTGTTGCCACTGTTATATCGATTGTAGGTGTGCTGATTGATGCTGTGAGCAATACCTTTGTGATTACGTTGTTCGGCCGGTTGTTACAAGGGATTGGTGGTGGAGTTGGCTTACCGTTAATGTATAATGTTATTTTTGAACAAGTTCCTGAAAAAAAGCGTGGCACGATGGTTGGACTTGGCTCATTAATTATTTCGTTTGCCCCAGCAATTGGTCCAGCTTTTGGTGGTTATCTAACTCAAAATTACGGTTGGCATATGGTTTTTTGGGTTGTGCTGCCCGTTCAAATTGGTTCTCTCATACTTGGGTGGGCCACAATCAGGCAAGTTTCAACAATTAAAAAAGAAAAATTAGATATTATTGGCTGGCTGTTGTTAAGTCTGTTTTTTGTCTCTGGTATTTTTGTCATCGAAAGAATCAGCACACATGGATTAGTAAATCCCTTAAGTTTATTGATGACTTTGACGATGTTTGTGGGTATTATTGGTTATATTCTTTATGCAAAAAGAGTTGACAATCCATTGTTAAGACCCGAAATATTTAAGTTTAAGGTTTTTCGTTTTGGTATAGCAGCGGCATTTGTAGCTCAAATAGTCAATCTAACGTTTAACTATGCAATACCTATGGTTTTACAAATTGTTTTACTCAAAAATCCACAAGTTTCCGGTTTGACTTTACTTCCAGGTGCTTTAAGTTATGCTATGATGGCTATAATTTCAGGTCGCCTATATGATCGATATAGTGCACGGCTACCAATTACAATTGGTGTGACATTGATGTTTGTTGGAACGTTACTAATTGCATTTATCCCAATTAATCTCATTAGTTTAACCGGTGGATTCATGGTTATGCAAATAGGGGCTGGTTTTTGGTTTGGTAACAACATGACCTATTCGGTAAGCAGTGTACCGGTTGAATTTCAAAGCTCCGGAAATTCTATTTTTTCAGCAACAACGAACTATTCCGCTGCAGTTGGTATTGCACTTGCTGCTGGCATTATTGCTACATTTCAAAAGCAAGCAATTAACGTACGTGAGTTGGCTTCGTCAACTCACATTGGTGCATTATGGACATTTAGAGTGGACATAGTACTGATTGTTTTAGCGACCATTCTTTCATTAAGTGCTTTAAGTTCTACAAGAAAATAG
- a CDS encoding JAB domain-containing protein, which translates to MVKEKVEKFYNVLGYTEEKDIHTFQRYFPNNYNLNELTNDIVEDFLSHNPIANEALLLGIEIGRHVAHQRRPQLLNAKYSAEIGRFAQQQIGNLMQEQLSVALLDTQLNVIGWEVVFVGTLSQVQASPREIFQRVLKANAFGFMIAHNHPSGNIMPSNADITFSQRLATIGHQMDLRLFDSFVVTQNEYWSMSENQQLKKVI; encoded by the coding sequence ATGGTGAAAGAAAAAGTAGAGAAATTTTACAATGTTTTGGGGTATACAGAAGAGAAAGATATTCATACGTTTCAACGTTACTTTCCAAATAACTATAATTTAAATGAATTGACAAATGATATAGTGGAAGATTTTCTGTCTCACAATCCGATTGCTAATGAAGCTTTGCTACTGGGGATTGAAATTGGCAGACATGTTGCGCACCAGCGACGGCCACAGTTACTAAATGCCAAATATTCAGCAGAAATAGGTCGGTTTGCGCAACAACAAATTGGTAATTTGATGCAGGAACAATTAAGTGTTGCTTTGCTTGATACGCAGTTGAATGTGATCGGTTGGGAAGTAGTCTTTGTGGGTACTTTAAGTCAAGTGCAAGCGTCACCACGTGAGATATTTCAACGCGTGTTAAAAGCTAATGCATTTGGATTCATGATTGCACATAACCATCCTAGCGGTAATATTATGCCTTCCAATGCAGATATTACTTTCAGCCAGCGTTTGGCAACAATCGGTCATCAAATGGATTTACGTTTATTTGACTCGTTTGTTGTGACGCAAAATGAGTATTGGAGTATGTCAGAAAATCAACAATTAAAAAAAGTTATCTGA